A genomic window from Blattabacterium cuenoti includes:
- the trmD gene encoding tRNA (guanosine(37)-N1)-methyltransferase TrmD, translating to MRIDIISVIPEILHGPFSHAIIKKAINKGILEIYIHNLRKYGLGHRKKIDDYPYGGEGGMVLRIEPVYQCFHQLFSERDYDETIFMTPDGKLFSQKYAEYLTEKKNIIILCGRYKGIDQRIRDHLITQEISIGPYVLSGGELASAVVVESISRLLPGVLNNPDSMETDSFQRKNLAANPIYTRPFIYKGWSVPKILLSGHHKKIKEWLYKKSIKKK from the coding sequence ATGCGTATAGATATTATTAGCGTAATACCTGAAATACTTCATGGCCCTTTTTCACATGCTATTATTAAAAAAGCTATCAATAAAGGTATACTAGAAATTTATATTCATAATTTACGAAAATATGGTTTAGGACATCGTAAAAAAATTGATGATTATCCTTATGGGGGAGAGGGGGGGATGGTTCTTCGAATAGAGCCAGTATATCAATGTTTTCATCAACTATTTTCAGAAAGAGATTATGATGAAACAATATTTATGACTCCTGATGGAAAACTTTTTTCACAAAAATATGCGGAATATTTAACTGAAAAGAAAAATATTATAATTCTTTGTGGTCGTTATAAAGGAATTGATCAACGGATTAGAGATCACTTAATTACTCAAGAAATATCTATAGGTCCTTATGTTTTATCTGGTGGTGAATTAGCTTCCGCTGTAGTAGTAGAGTCTATTTCCAGATTGTTACCTGGTGTCCTAAATAATCCAGATTCTATGGAAACAGATTCTTTTCAAAGAAAAAACTTGGCTGCTAATCCTATTTACACACGTCCCTTTATTTATAAAGGGTGGTCTGTCCCAAAAATTCTTTTATCCGGACATCATAAAAAAATAAAAGAATGGTTATATAAAAAATCTATAAAAAAAAAATAG
- the argH gene encoding argininosuccinate lyase, with amino-acid sequence MKIWEKKIYNNNKEIEYFTSGKDSKLDLLLAPHDVIGTIAHIIMLESVGLLHKKDLEILIKELRNIYIHEILTNNFKINEGIEDIHSQIEFLLTDRLGEVGKKIHSGRSRNDQILVDLKLFIRTKMKEIVLMVYSLFDLLLKLSEKYKNILMPGYTHYQIAMPSSFGLWFSAYAESLIDDMLLIHTAYRITNKNPLGSAAGYGSSFPLNRKMTTELLGFENLNYNVIYAQMGRGKMERIVTEALASLARTLSKMAQDICLYLNQNFNFISFPDYMTTGSSIMPHKKNPDVFELIRAKCNRITSLPNEISLITSNLCSGYHRDFQIIKERFLPVFDELKKCFFIFKNMINHIVVRKNILKEKKYQYIFSVEVVHQLVKKGYSFREAYKKVGVNIQNGCFEPFTKVNYSHVGSIGNLCNNNLREMMKILIKKFNFEKNKKVIERLIYGKKT; translated from the coding sequence GTGAAAATTTGGGAAAAAAAAATATATAATAATAATAAAGAAATAGAATATTTTACTTCAGGAAAAGATTCGAAATTAGATTTACTTTTAGCACCACATGATGTTATTGGGACTATAGCTCATATCATTATGTTAGAAAGTGTTGGATTATTACATAAAAAGGATTTAGAAATTTTAATAAAAGAATTACGTAATATTTATATACACGAAATATTAACTAATAATTTTAAAATAAATGAAGGAATAGAAGATATTCATTCTCAAATAGAATTTTTGTTAACAGATCGTTTAGGAGAAGTAGGAAAAAAAATTCATAGTGGTCGATCTAGAAATGATCAAATATTGGTAGATTTAAAATTATTTATTCGGACAAAAATGAAAGAAATTGTTTTAATGGTCTATTCTTTATTTGATTTATTATTAAAATTAAGTGAAAAATATAAAAATATATTAATGCCTGGGTATACTCATTATCAAATTGCTATGCCCTCTTCTTTTGGACTATGGTTTTCTGCATATGCAGAAAGTTTAATAGATGATATGTTATTAATTCATACTGCTTATCGTATTACAAATAAAAATCCTTTAGGGTCCGCCGCTGGGTATGGATCTTCTTTTCCTTTAAATCGTAAAATGACAACGGAATTATTAGGATTTGAAAATTTAAATTATAATGTAATATATGCTCAAATGGGACGTGGGAAAATGGAAAGGATAGTAACAGAAGCACTTGCTTCTTTAGCAAGAACTTTGAGTAAAATGGCCCAAGATATTTGTTTATATTTAAATCAAAATTTCAATTTTATTAGTTTTCCTGATTATATGACTACTGGATCTAGTATTATGCCTCACAAAAAAAATCCAGATGTTTTTGAACTTATACGAGCTAAATGTAATAGAATTACTTCATTACCCAATGAAATTTCTTTAATTACATCTAATTTATGTTCTGGATATCATAGAGATTTTCAAATTATTAAAGAAAGATTTTTACCTGTTTTCGATGAATTAAAAAAATGCTTTTTCATATTTAAAAATATGATTAATCATATCGTAGTAAGAAAAAATATTCTTAAAGAGAAGAAGTATCAATACATATTCAGTGTAGAAGTAGTACATCAACTTGTTAAAAAAGGATATTCATTTAGAGAAGCTTATAAAAAAGTAGGTGTAAATATTCAAAATGGATGTTTTGAGCCTTTTACGAAAGTTAATTATTCTCATGTAGGAAGTATAGGGAATTTGTGTAATAATAATCTTAGGGAAATGATGAAAATTTTGATAAAAAAATTTAATTTTGAAAAAAATAAAAAAGTCATTGAACGATTAATTTATGGTAAAAAAACATAA
- the gyrB gene encoding DNA topoisomerase (ATP-hydrolyzing) subunit B has translation MNNKKTDYTADSIQSLEGIEHIRMRPSMYIGDRGSRGLHHLVYEVIDNSVDESLAGYCNKIWVTIHKNGFITVLDNGRGIPIEIHKKEGKSALEVVMTKIGAGGKFDKKSYKVSGGLHGVGISCVNALSIKLIVTVYRNGKVYQQEYFKGKAIDNVKCLGKTHKKGTKIHYLADHSIFTSITYKYEILAKRLQELAFLNKGLCLFLKDERNKEFPKKEYFFSKNGLKEYITIIDKNKEFLTKNILLIEEKKGNTFLEVAMQYNTSFKEKIYSYVNNINTSEGGTHLTGFRRALTRTLKKYVEVPFSTTKDKVECTGEDIREGLTAIISIRVMNPQFEGQTKTKLSNHEIGGIVDKIVGERLNNYLEEYPNDRKKIISKIFLAAKARKASKKARELIQKKNIISNSILPGKLADCSCNNPVNCEIYLVEGDSAGGTAKQGRDRNFQAILPLRGKILNVEKALTYKIFENEEIKNIFTSLGVSISTTEEEKKNLNIQKLRYNKIIIMTDADIDGSHISTLILTLFFRYMKPLIEKGHIYIATPPLYLIRKGNYYQYAWSDQEREKIIHKIGGRKNINVQRYKGLGEMNAEQLWETTMNPKKRTLRSVHINNLDETEKIFSILMGDEVPPRRDFIEKHAIYAKIDI, from the coding sequence ATGAATAATAAAAAAACAGATTATACGGCAGATAGCATACAATCTCTAGAAGGAATTGAACATATAAGAATGAGACCTTCGATGTATATTGGAGACAGAGGATCCAGAGGCTTACATCATTTAGTTTATGAAGTCATAGATAATTCTGTAGATGAATCTTTAGCTGGGTATTGTAATAAAATATGGGTAACTATTCATAAAAATGGATTTATAACCGTCCTGGATAATGGGAGAGGCATTCCCATTGAAATTCATAAAAAAGAAGGAAAATCGGCTCTTGAAGTAGTGATGACTAAAATTGGAGCTGGTGGAAAATTTGACAAAAAATCCTATAAAGTATCTGGAGGATTACATGGTGTTGGAATCTCTTGTGTGAATGCCTTATCCATAAAACTTATAGTGACGGTTTATCGTAACGGAAAAGTTTATCAACAAGAATATTTTAAAGGAAAAGCTATAGATAATGTAAAATGTTTAGGAAAAACTCATAAGAAAGGAACCAAAATTCATTATTTAGCGGATCATTCTATTTTTACTTCTATCACTTATAAATATGAAATATTGGCTAAACGGTTGCAAGAATTAGCTTTTCTAAATAAAGGATTGTGCTTATTTTTAAAAGACGAAAGAAATAAAGAGTTTCCTAAAAAAGAATATTTTTTTTCTAAAAATGGATTAAAAGAATATATTACTATTATAGATAAAAATAAAGAATTTTTAACAAAAAATATTCTTCTTATTGAAGAAAAAAAAGGAAATACCTTTTTAGAAGTGGCGATGCAATATAATACTTCTTTCAAAGAAAAAATTTATTCTTATGTTAATAATATTAATACCTCTGAGGGAGGTACTCATCTTACTGGATTTAGAAGAGCTTTAACCAGAACATTAAAAAAATATGTAGAGGTCCCATTTTCTACTACTAAAGATAAAGTAGAATGTACGGGAGAGGATATCCGAGAAGGACTTACAGCCATAATATCTATAAGAGTAATGAATCCGCAATTTGAAGGACAAACTAAAACAAAATTAAGCAATCATGAAATAGGAGGAATTGTAGATAAAATTGTTGGAGAAAGATTGAACAATTATCTAGAAGAATATCCTAATGATAGAAAAAAAATTATTTCTAAAATTTTTTTAGCCGCTAAAGCACGTAAAGCTTCTAAAAAAGCTCGTGAATTAATACAAAAAAAAAATATTATATCCAATAGTATTTTACCTGGAAAATTAGCGGATTGCTCTTGTAATAATCCAGTAAATTGTGAAATTTATTTAGTAGAAGGAGATTCTGCAGGTGGTACGGCTAAACAAGGAAGAGATAGAAATTTTCAAGCTATCTTACCTTTAAGAGGTAAAATTCTTAATGTAGAAAAAGCTCTTACGTATAAAATATTTGAAAATGAAGAAATAAAAAATATATTTACTTCTTTAGGCGTTTCTATTTCTACTACAGAAGAAGAGAAAAAAAATTTAAATATTCAAAAACTTAGATATAATAAAATTATTATTATGACAGATGCGGATATAGATGGTAGTCATATTTCTACTTTAATTTTAACATTATTTTTTAGGTATATGAAACCATTAATAGAAAAAGGACACATTTATATTGCTACGCCTCCACTTTATTTAATACGAAAAGGAAATTATTATCAATATGCTTGGAGTGATCAAGAAAGAGAAAAAATTATCCATAAAATAGGAGGAAGAAAAAATATCAATGTGCAACGTTACAAAGGATTAGGAGAAATGAATGCAGAACAACTTTGGGAAACGACTATGAACCCCAAAAAAAGAACCTTACGTAGTGTTCATATAAATAACCTGGATGAAACAGAGAAAATATTTTCCATATTAATGGGAGATGAAGTCCCACCACGTAGAGATTTCATAGAAAAACATGCTATTTATGCAAAAATTGATATTTAA
- a CDS encoding undecaprenyl-diphosphate phosphatase codes for MNYTQYIQYILLGIIEGITEFFPISSTGHMILIASMMGILEKKITNLFLISVQMGAVFSVVFFYRKKLFFQSWDFYIKILIASFPIGIFGFLLKNIPNFLYNPLIVAISIFIGGIVLLLVENYYVKNFFYKSNCITYFQSFIIGISQCLAIIPGISRSATTITTCMLQNIHRIHAMEFSFFLSIPVIIMATCKKLFDYYFKLTYFNFPFNFRLFLIYPIKSRELFLQEIGLLIIGNIVAFITGIISIKYFMFFLKKNNFKLFGYYRMILGLFFIFLHYIKKR; via the coding sequence ATGAATTATACTCAATACATTCAATACATATTATTAGGTATTATTGAAGGTATTACAGAATTTTTTCCTATTTCTTCTACAGGACATATGATCCTTATAGCATCTATGATGGGTATATTAGAAAAAAAAATTACTAATTTATTTTTAATATCTGTTCAAATGGGAGCTGTTTTTTCGGTTGTTTTTTTTTATAGAAAAAAATTATTTTTTCAATCATGGGATTTTTATATAAAAATTTTAATAGCTAGTTTTCCTATAGGAATTTTTGGTTTTTTATTGAAAAATATCCCCAATTTTTTATACAATCCATTGATTGTCGCTATTTCTATTTTTATAGGAGGAATAGTCCTTTTACTAGTAGAAAATTATTATGTAAAAAATTTTTTTTATAAAAGTAATTGTATTACTTATTTTCAATCTTTTATCATTGGTATAAGCCAATGTCTAGCTATTATTCCAGGAATATCTAGAAGTGCTACTACTATAACTACTTGTATGCTACAAAATATTCATAGAATACATGCAATGGAATTTTCTTTTTTTTTATCTATCCCAGTGATTATCATGGCTACATGTAAAAAATTATTTGATTATTATTTTAAATTAACTTATTTCAATTTTCCATTTAATTTTCGTCTATTTTTGATTTATCCAATAAAATCTAGAGAACTTTTTTTACAAGAAATAGGATTATTAATTATTGGAAATATAGTGGCTTTCATTACAGGAATAATATCTATTAAATATTTTATGTTTTTTCTAAAAAAAAATAATTTTAAATTATTCGGATATTATAGAATGATTTTAGGACTTTTTTTTATATTTTTACATTACATAAAAAAAAGATGA
- the rpsP gene encoding 30S ribosomal protein S16, with protein sequence MSVRIRLKRIGKKHRPIYHIVVADSRAPRDGKFIEKLGTYNPHMNPPYTVLKMQKSVSWLIKGAQPTDTVRSIFSKNGVLFKKHLLKGVKKGVFSHEVANHKFDLWLKKEKTDSK encoded by the coding sequence ATGTCTGTTAGAATACGTTTAAAAAGAATTGGGAAAAAACATAGACCTATTTATCATATAGTAGTAGCTGATTCTCGTGCACCACGAGATGGAAAATTTATTGAAAAATTAGGAACTTATAATCCTCATATGAATCCTCCTTACACCGTATTAAAAATGCAAAAATCGGTATCATGGTTAATAAAAGGAGCACAACCTACAGATACGGTAAGATCCATTTTTTCTAAAAATGGGGTTTTATTTAAAAAACATTTATTAAAAGGAGTTAAAAAGGGTGTTTTTAGCCATGAAGTAGCAAATCATAAATTTGATTTATGGTTAAAAAAAGAAAAGACTGATAGTAAGTAA